The following coding sequences are from one Sulfurihydrogenibium sp. window:
- a CDS encoding c-type cytochrome → MGENTTIRWLLFFFFPALFVYGLLHVYSSKPAQAKKTAELTEMEEAGRKVYNKFCVGCHGENGDGNSMAAPFFKDKPPNFHTGVFRWKSTPEGTLPTDEDLLHVLDWGIPQTPMPSFHLVPEVQKRAVIAYIKTFSDRWKKEQPGESVYSQIKKIPEFFGTKESIEKGKELYAANCTPCHGESGRGDGPLASTLPVPPTNLTYPVRAAGPSPKDTFRVLTVGLEGSPMPKFDHLSEEDRWHLVSYIAYLMNQGK, encoded by the coding sequence ATGGGAGAAAACACAACTATCAGATGGTTGCTCTTCTTCTTCTTCCCAGCCCTGTTTGTCTATGGTTTATTGCATGTTTATTCATCTAAGCCAGCACAAGCTAAAAAGACAGCTGAGCTAACAGAAATGGAAGAAGCAGGAAGAAAGGTTTACAACAAGTTCTGTGTAGGATGTCACGGTGAGAACGGTGATGGAAACAGTATGGCAGCGCCTTTCTTTAAGGACAAGCCACCAAACTTCCACACTGGTGTATTTAGATGGAAATCTACTCCAGAAGGAACACTCCCAACAGATGAAGACTTGTTACACGTATTAGATTGGGGTATTCCTCAAACACCTATGCCTTCTTTCCATTTGGTACCAGAAGTTCAAAAAAGAGCAGTTATTGCTTACATCAAAACTTTCTCTGACAGATGGAAAAAAGAACAACCTGGAGAATCTGTTTACAGTCAAATCAAAAAAATTCCTGAATTCTTCGGAACAAAGGAATCTATTGAAAAAGGTAAAGAGTTATATGCTGCAAACTGTACACCTTGCCATGGTGAGAGCGGAAGAGGAGATGGTCCGTTAGCTTCAACTTTACCGGTTCCACCAACTAACTTAACTTATCCGGTTAGAGCAGCAGGTCCATCACCAAAAGACACGTTCAGGGTTTTAACTGTCGGTCTTGAAGGTTCTCCAATGCCAAAATTCGATCATTTATCAGAAGAAGACAGATGGCATCTTGTTTCTTACATTGCATATTTAATGAACCAAGGAAAATAA
- a CDS encoding antibiotic biosynthesis monooxygenase, with protein MVVVLTKFPIKKEFKEDFEKRSKERFGEHGISQMEGFFGMKILSGKSFPSMPENNNVLIITYWKDMESFLNYTNSEAFKKAHENPPPKEWFAGPPTVEIYEVIKEI; from the coding sequence ATGGTAGTTGTTTTAACAAAGTTTCCAATCAAAAAAGAGTTTAAAGAAGATTTTGAAAAAAGGTCTAAGGAAAGATTTGGAGAGCATGGAATTTCTCAAATGGAAGGATTCTTTGGTATGAAAATTTTATCCGGTAAAAGCTTTCCTTCAATGCCGGAAAACAACAATGTGTTAATTATTACATACTGGAAAGATATGGAGAGTTTTTTAAATTATACAAACAGTGAAGCTTTTAAGAAAGCTCATGAAAATCCGCCACCAAAAGAATGGTTTGCCGGACCACCCACCGTTGAGATTTATGAAGTAATAAAAGAAATATAA
- a CDS encoding dihydroorotate dehydrogenase → MDKLKHTLFGLEFKNPVWTASGTFSYGLEVAKIYDLSLLGAIVVKGLSLKPRKGNMPERIVETPAGMLNSIGLQNPGVDYFINETLPKLKEYDTKIFANVFGEDEDEYLAVAERLDRADGVHGLELNVSCPNVKKGGIAFGTDPEVLYNLVYKMKKITKKPLLVKLSPNVSNILDTADACVSAGADGLVLINTLLGVAIDVEREKPILSTITGGLSGPAILPIAVRMIWQVYQKYGSRIPIIGVGGISNYKDALQHILAGASAIQVGTANFYDPLSPLKIIEDLKNHLDKKGYTHYTQLIGKAHQMIIKEV, encoded by the coding sequence ATGGACAAATTAAAACATACACTTTTTGGCTTAGAATTTAAAAATCCTGTATGGACAGCTTCAGGAACTTTTAGCTATGGTCTTGAAGTCGCAAAAATATATGATTTATCATTACTTGGTGCTATAGTTGTTAAAGGATTATCATTAAAGCCAAGAAAAGGAAATATGCCAGAAAGAATTGTAGAAACGCCAGCCGGAATGTTAAACTCAATTGGTCTTCAAAATCCTGGAGTTGATTATTTTATAAATGAAACACTTCCTAAATTAAAAGAATACGATACTAAAATATTTGCTAATGTTTTTGGAGAAGATGAAGATGAATATCTTGCAGTAGCAGAAAGGCTTGATAGAGCAGATGGAGTTCATGGACTTGAGTTAAACGTATCATGTCCGAACGTAAAAAAAGGTGGAATCGCATTTGGAACAGACCCGGAGGTTTTATACAATCTTGTTTATAAAATGAAGAAAATTACAAAAAAGCCACTTCTTGTTAAATTAAGCCCAAACGTTAGCAACATTCTTGATACTGCCGATGCTTGCGTATCTGCAGGAGCTGATGGTTTGGTGCTTATAAATACACTTCTTGGTGTTGCTATAGATGTAGAAAGAGAAAAACCAATTTTGTCAACCATTACAGGAGGACTTTCTGGTCCTGCTATCCTTCCAATAGCTGTTAGGATGATATGGCAGGTTTATCAAAAATACGGTAGTAGAATACCTATTATCGGTGTAGGTGGAATATCAAACTACAAAGATGCACTGCAACATATATTGGCTGGAGCGTCTGCTATACAAGTAGGAACAGCAAATTTCTATGACCCTCTCTCGCCGTTAAAAATAATTGAAGATTTAAAAAATCATTTAGACAAAAAAGGTTATACACATTATACTCAATTAATAGGAAAAGCTCATCAAATGATAATAAAGGAGGTGTAA
- a CDS encoding SDR family NAD(P)-dependent oxidoreductase, translating to MKTVLLTGAAGFIGWKTAEFLLKEGHKVIGVDNLNNYYDVRLKEYRKKDLEKFENFKFYPVDIENLQALEILFNDYKFDVVINLAARAGVRYSMINPYVYMTTNANGTLNLLDLMKKYGVKKFVLASTSSLYAGQPMPFKEDLPVNTPISPYAASKKAAEVMAYTYHYLYGIDVSVVRYFTVYGPAGRPDMSIFRFIKWIDEGKPIILYGDGSQSRDFTYVDDIASGTILATKELGYEIINLGGGKNPISLKRVIETIEAYLGKKAVIDYRPFHKADLKETWADITKAKNLLGWEPKVSFEEGIKKTVDWYLENRDWLKDVEVGNE from the coding sequence ATGAAGACAGTATTGCTTACAGGTGCAGCAGGTTTTATTGGTTGGAAAACTGCTGAATTTTTATTAAAAGAAGGGCATAAAGTTATTGGTGTAGACAATTTAAACAACTACTACGATGTAAGATTAAAAGAATACAGAAAAAAAGACCTTGAAAAGTTTGAGAATTTTAAATTTTATCCAGTTGATATTGAAAATCTTCAAGCTTTAGAGATTCTTTTTAATGATTATAAATTTGATGTAGTGATTAACTTAGCAGCAAGGGCTGGCGTAAGATACAGCATGATAAATCCTTATGTTTATATGACAACAAACGCAAATGGCACATTGAATTTACTTGATTTGATGAAAAAATACGGTGTTAAAAAGTTTGTCCTTGCTTCTACATCTTCATTGTATGCCGGACAGCCAATGCCATTCAAAGAAGACCTGCCTGTAAATACACCGATATCTCCGTATGCTGCATCAAAAAAAGCTGCAGAAGTGATGGCTTACACTTATCACTATCTTTATGGAATTGATGTATCAGTTGTAAGGTATTTTACAGTTTATGGTCCAGCCGGTAGACCTGATATGAGTATTTTTAGATTTATAAAATGGATTGATGAAGGAAAACCAATCATTTTATATGGTGATGGTTCTCAATCAAGAGATTTTACATACGTTGATGATATTGCCAGTGGCACTATTTTAGCAACTAAAGAGCTTGGTTATGAGATTATAAATCTTGGTGGTGGTAAAAATCCTATAAGTTTAAAAAGGGTTATTGAAACCATTGAAGCATACCTTGGTAAAAAGGCTGTTATTGATTATAGACCTTTTCATAAAGCAGATTTAAAAGAAACTTGGGCTGATATTACAAAGGCTAAAAATCTTCTTGGCTGGGAGCCAAAGGTAAGCTTTGAAGAGGGTATTAAAAAGACTGTTGATTGGTATTTAGAAAATAGGGATTGGCTTAAAGATGTAGAAGTTGGAAATGAGTAA
- a CDS encoding GTPase, with protein MTNKPREWLREKSIAKKVLTESNLILEVVDARIPFETRNSVIESLAKERNKSLIVVLNKSDLVPKEFIKEAKEKIEKEFPIVIFSAHKNIGVKELFDKIKEFANEKKIVKIGVLGYPNVGKSSVINTLKRKKVATTSPKPGMTVGEKLVKLDENIFLIDTPGIITLEFPEDLALKGSWIPDKLEQPADVALKLIEKILANKKDALEEAYKLKLPDEPMAAFEEIGRKLNYKISGGEIDYDRVAKKILWDWLKGNIKAYWM; from the coding sequence ATGACAAACAAACCAAGAGAATGGCTTAGAGAAAAAAGTATAGCTAAAAAGGTTCTTACAGAATCTAATTTGATTTTAGAAGTGGTTGATGCAAGAATTCCTTTTGAAACAAGAAATAGTGTAATTGAGAGTTTAGCAAAAGAAAGAAATAAAAGTTTGATTGTGGTTTTAAACAAATCAGACCTTGTTCCAAAGGAGTTTATTAAAGAAGCTAAGGAAAAAATTGAAAAAGAGTTTCCTATAGTAATTTTTTCCGCACATAAAAATATTGGTGTTAAAGAACTGTTTGATAAAATTAAAGAGTTTGCCAACGAGAAAAAAATTGTAAAAATTGGTGTTTTGGGTTATCCAAATGTTGGAAAATCTTCTGTAATCAATACATTAAAAAGAAAAAAGGTAGCAACAACTTCACCAAAGCCAGGGATGACCGTTGGAGAAAAGCTTGTAAAACTTGACGAGAATATATTTTTGATAGATACTCCCGGCATAATAACCTTAGAGTTTCCTGAAGATTTAGCATTAAAAGGTTCATGGATTCCGGATAAATTAGAACAACCGGCAGATGTTGCTTTAAAATTGATAGAAAAAATATTGGCTAACAAAAAAGATGCACTTGAAGAGGCATATAAATTAAAATTACCAGATGAACCGATGGCAGCTTTTGAAGAAATAGGCAGAAAGTTAAATTACAAAATTTCCGGTGGCGAGATTGATTACGATAGAGTTGCTAAAAAGATTTTATGGGATTGGCTGAAAGGAAATATAAAAGCTTATTGGATGTAA
- the lptD gene encoding LPS assembly protein LptD: protein MERVLIITILLLITLSFGQEKVIIESDKLEREKDNILIAEGNVVITSGDKVLKSEKVIYDSEKKIATVPVKFYIKTNTFEGIGSHGWYDFENDSGEVFDYQGKVDNQYYVRGYYLKKEKDVYYFKDGEFSGCPFDQYDWNFKAKSGSLKENDQLKAYNMSFRFCRLPIFYTPYFSYPTTDRKTGFLDPMIGQDTYNPFVYRQPFFYVINDSSDITFTTDYRNKQGFGTSLEYRRVFEKGINFKTNIDLFRESGKKDWWQNRPESPKTFRYRFSLETNYSPFYNWQFFTKVDIPSDRYFFEDFYNYSRLKYTAFTRSYIFGRTNTDKYLLELNFNYLYDLTTPNNKATLQRLPQLRFYWKESKFFDLPFYFDYLSDNNYFFREEGTTGLRSDNILRVINYNYFGKILNTFEATPRLTLYLNTKGNNTFDSRFLLPFKNTTQTTFFRPYKDFNHIIIPKISFEYISKINQSSLPYYDRSDRINEKEDVDFSIFNILNFKNNNFLRWEISQGYTFLNHYYIGENMYNSHIKPLKNSIYLNIGKYSADSVLYYDTEKKNLIRTISSFSTPIRDNIIYSVAYTYDRGTSTEDSQKQISNSIFVNYKNYSFRASILNNLKYGYIQNKSLAFDWNRGCWSLSFSYWEDYNITTQKRYKNIFIIINILDMRYRVPFVRN, encoded by the coding sequence TTGGAAAGAGTCCTAATTATTACTATATTACTTTTAATAACACTATCCTTTGGTCAAGAAAAAGTTATCATAGAATCCGATAAACTTGAAAGAGAAAAAGATAATATTTTAATAGCTGAAGGGAATGTTGTTATTACTTCTGGCGATAAAGTATTAAAATCAGAAAAGGTAATCTATGACTCTGAGAAAAAGATTGCAACTGTTCCGGTAAAATTTTACATAAAAACAAACACCTTTGAAGGAATCGGGTCTCATGGTTGGTATGATTTTGAAAACGATTCAGGAGAGGTTTTTGACTATCAGGGAAAAGTTGATAATCAATATTATGTAAGAGGCTATTATCTAAAAAAAGAAAAAGATGTTTACTATTTTAAAGATGGTGAATTTTCTGGCTGTCCTTTTGACCAATACGATTGGAATTTTAAAGCCAAATCCGGAAGTTTGAAAGAAAACGACCAACTTAAAGCATACAATATGTCTTTTAGATTTTGCAGGCTTCCTATTTTTTACACTCCATATTTTTCATACCCAACAACAGATAGAAAAACCGGGTTTTTAGATCCTATGATTGGTCAGGATACTTATAACCCATTTGTTTACAGACAACCTTTCTTTTATGTTATAAATGACTCTTCAGACATTACTTTTACAACAGATTATAGAAATAAACAAGGCTTTGGAACAAGTTTAGAATATAGAAGAGTTTTTGAAAAAGGTATTAATTTTAAAACAAATATAGATTTATTTAGAGAGTCTGGAAAAAAAGATTGGTGGCAAAACAGACCTGAAAGCCCAAAAACTTTTAGATACAGATTTTCTCTTGAAACTAACTATTCTCCGTTTTATAATTGGCAATTTTTCACAAAAGTAGATATTCCAAGTGATAGATACTTTTTTGAGGATTTTTATAACTATTCGAGATTAAAGTATACAGCTTTCACAAGGTCTTATATTTTTGGAAGGACTAATACAGATAAGTATCTATTAGAGTTAAATTTCAACTATCTTTACGACTTAACAACGCCGAATAACAAAGCTACTTTGCAAAGGCTTCCTCAGTTAAGATTTTACTGGAAAGAATCTAAATTTTTTGACCTTCCATTTTATTTTGATTATCTATCAGATAATAACTACTTTTTTAGAGAAGAAGGAACTACCGGGCTTAGAAGTGATAACATTCTTAGAGTTATTAACTATAACTACTTTGGAAAAATTCTTAACACTTTTGAGGCAACTCCAAGATTAACTTTATACTTAAACACAAAAGGAAATAATACTTTTGACTCAAGATTTCTTTTACCGTTTAAAAATACTACTCAAACAACATTTTTCAGACCTTATAAAGATTTTAATCATATAATCATTCCAAAAATCTCTTTTGAATATATATCAAAAATAAATCAGTCTTCCTTGCCATACTACGATAGGTCTGATAGAATCAATGAAAAAGAGGATGTAGATTTCTCCATATTTAACATACTTAATTTTAAGAACAATAACTTCCTAAGATGGGAGATATCTCAAGGATATACTTTTTTAAATCATTATTATATTGGTGAAAATATGTATAACTCTCATATTAAACCACTTAAAAACAGTATTTATTTAAACATTGGCAAATACTCTGCCGATAGTGTTCTTTACTATGATACAGAAAAGAAAAATCTTATAAGAACTATTTCAAGCTTTTCTACCCCGATTAGAGACAACATAATCTATTCCGTTGCATACACTTATGACAGAGGAACAAGCACAGAAGACTCGCAAAAGCAGATTTCTAACAGTATTTTTGTTAATTATAAAAATTATTCTTTTAGAGCAAGTATTTTAAATAACTTAAAGTATGGATACATACAAAATAAAAGCTTAGCTTTTGATTGGAATAGGGGATGCTGGAGTTTATCTTTTAGCTACTGGGAAGATTATAATATTACAACTCAAAAAAGATATAAAAACATATTTATAATTATAAACATTCTGGATATGAGATACAGAGTTCCATTTGTGAGAAATTGA